The Haloterrigena turkmenica DSM 5511 genome includes the window GTCGGCTCGGTCGCGGCGTCGGGCCCCTCCGGACCGTCCTCCCGCCACTCGTCCGGAACCAGCCGATCGACGGCGTCGGGGTCGATCCCGCTGGCAGCGCGCGAGTTCGGCCGTCGGTCCGCGTGGGTCGCCCGATCGATCCAGGCGCACTCGTAGACCCGGTCCGCGGTCAGCGCGGCGCAGGTGCTCGCCTCGATCCCCTCGTGGTCGGTCGCCTCGAGCAGCGCTCGCGTGACCCCGCGGTGGGCCCGGGCGACGGCGTACCGCCGCTCGAGTTCGTCCCGTCGCGTCCGGAGTTCCTCGAGTTCCTCGTGGGCGGGCGAGACGTCGCGGACGAAGACGGCGAAGCCGCGGTGGCGACCCTGCTCGTCTCGCAGCGGAGAGATCACTTCGGTCGCTCGGAACCGCGAGCCGTCCTCCGCGACGCGCCATCCCTCGTGTTCGTAGCCCGATTCATCGATAGCCGTCGAGAGCGCTCGCTCGGGAACGCCGTCGTCGACCGCCTCGTCGGGGTAGAACGTCGAGACGTGCGTGCCGACGATCTCGCCGGCCCGGTAGCCGAACATCGCGGCCGCGCTCCGGTTCCAGCGCTCGACGTAGCCGTCGGCGTCCAGGCGCAACAGCGCGTACCGGTCGCTGGCGGCCAGCAGCAGCCGGATAACGCTGTCGTCGCCCACGACCTGGCCGTCGCCCCGATCGCGGCCGGGTCCGGACGGTCGCTCGACGGCGTCGAAGGCGTCGACGATCTCGGCGTCGGTGGGGTCGGGGAGGTACGGCTCGAGGGCCTCGAAGCTCCGCCAGCCGCCGGCGGCCTTGACGACGCGGGGGTTGACGCCGTGGTCGACCAGCGCCCGGCGGGCGAAGTACTGCCGGAGGTCGCTCGTGGAGACGTCGGCCAGCTCCGGCCGGTCGAACAGGTCGGCGGCCCGATCGGCGACGTCCGAGACGAGCATCTGGAGTCGTCGGGCCGAGACGGGAAAGATCCGGTCGTCGGTCGTCAGCCCGTTGCTCCGCGCGTAGCGGCGCAGTTCCCGCTCGACGCGGGTCGGCAGATACGTCGTTCGACCGTCGCCGCCGTCGACGGTCGGAACGCGAATCAGGTAGCGGGGCGGTTCGATCCGGACCTGCTCGACGTCGTCGACGGTCAGTTCGGTCAGTTCCCGCGGCCGAAGCCCGACGTCACCACAGAGGCGCACGACCAGCGCCTCCCGGTAGGTTTCGGCGGCGTCGAGGAGGACCTCGTATTCTTCGCGCGCGAGCGTCGGCGCCTGGGTCCCCTCGAGACTCATGTTTCGCACATTCTAATGGCCCGAATATAATTGTATCGGCATTCTCAGCGCTGTCACTCTCTGTTTGGGAACGGTGCGCATCACAATCCAACTACTACGTTTCGCGAAATTTGAAAGAGCGAAACGGCCACGGCGGTTCACTCGTCGTCGATCTCCGCCTGAATTTCGCCGACGATCTCCGGGTTTCGCAGGGCACTGGTGTCGCCCAGCTCCTCTCCGTTCGCGACGTCCTCGAGCAGGCGGCGCATGATCTTGCCAGAGCGCGTCTTTGGCAGTTCGGGCGTGAAGACGACCGCCTCGGGGCGAGCGATCGGGCCGATCGCCGCCTCGATGTTGTCGACGATCGCCTCGCGGACGACGGTCTCGTCGTCGTAGCCGCCCTCGGTGCTGACGTAGGCGTAGATATCGGTCCCGTTCGTTTCGCTCGAGCGGCCGACGACGGCGGCCTCAGCGACGCCGGCGACGTCGGTGATCGCCGACTCGATCTCCATCGTGCTCAGCCGGCGGCCGGCGACGTTGATGACGTCGTCGACCCGGCCGAGAACGGTCACGTAGCCGTCCTCGTCGATTCGAGCGGCGTCGCCGCTGAAGTAGCGCCACTCGTCGGCGTCGGGGTCGGAGAACCGCTCCCAGTACTCCGCGCGGAAGCGGTCGTCGCCGTCGTACAGCGTCCGGGCCATCCCCGGCCACGGGCGAGCGATCGTGAGATAGCCGGTATCGCCCGAATCGACCGGCTCGCCGGCGGCGTCGACGACGCGGACGTCGATCCCCGGGAGCCCCGGCCCGGCCGCGCCGGGTTTCATCTCGTCGACCGCGGGCAGCGTCGAAATCGTCACGGCGCCGGTCTCGGTCTGCCACCAGGTGTCGACGACCGGACACTCCTCGTTGCC containing:
- a CDS encoding bacterio-opsin activator domain-containing protein, with the protein product MSLEGTQAPTLAREEYEVLLDAAETYREALVVRLCGDVGLRPRELTELTVDDVEQVRIEPPRYLIRVPTVDGGDGRTTYLPTRVERELRRYARSNGLTTDDRIFPVSARRLQMLVSDVADRAADLFDRPELADVSTSDLRQYFARRALVDHGVNPRVVKAAGGWRSFEALEPYLPDPTDAEIVDAFDAVERPSGPGRDRGDGQVVGDDSVIRLLLAASDRYALLRLDADGYVERWNRSAAAMFGYRAGEIVGTHVSTFYPDEAVDDGVPERALSTAIDESGYEHEGWRVAEDGSRFRATEVISPLRDEQGRHRGFAVFVRDVSPAHEELEELRTRRDELERRYAVARAHRGVTRALLEATDHEGIEASTCAALTADRVYECAWIDRATHADRRPNSRAASGIDPDAVDRLVPDEWREDGPEGPDAATEPTIAVATDVALAVDEADDGAEATGVLARVPLVYGDTVYGSLTVATDAAEAFDETERGWLETIGQQVGYAIAAIRRRNLLLSDRVVELELECRDDDSFFVAASRRLGCRFELDSLVPVSESTQLYYLRLEGASPADVFDLAAEDAGIEDYRLVETDAEGWRVEFVVDSSCPIVTLTEYGTTVLDARFEGGTATITAECAADADIRTIVDGLRAVFPDSELVGKRETERTVRTAREFREGLEDRLTDRQEASLRAAYFGGYYDWPRESTAEEIADAMGISSPTLHNHLRKGQHELLRTFFDDPGDDSRGPD